One Megalobrama amblycephala isolate DHTTF-2021 unplaced genomic scaffold, ASM1881202v1 scaffold456, whole genome shotgun sequence genomic window, TTGCACTcagggaattgattggatcatgaaATAATCTTGTTTAATATGCTTTCTAACCCCATTGGCATTGGCAGATAACCTTGTCTTAAAGCTGAAACTCACTTAATGTTTGATAATTTATGATAAGtcatttttttataaagtaGGCATGTGACGGTTTTCAAATGTTCATGgttgcgattaattgctgaagcttttatcacagtatacggtattatcacgacattgaaaaaaaagttacagtgttgtcatagtataaTAAGGTTTAAGACAGTCTGCcttcaaaacctgaccactttgTTTAAGAACAGATGAATTACAAGGATGtcattaaataaacaaacaattaaacaaAGCAGGAAAGAGTGAGTGTTCTTAAAGTCTGTGTGACACTGATGAAAATTTCTGTGCAAGTGAATGGAGGGAGATTGGACTCCCTTCTGAAGAAATGTTCTCCATGTATGCCTTCTAGTCATAGTCTGCAGTTCAGAGTGTAACCTTTTGAATAAGGGTGTCAAACTCAGagatggagctaaactctgcaggacagtggccctacagaaactaattaaacacacctgaaccagctaatcaatgtcTTTAGGACTGCTAGAAACTTCCAAGGCCGGTGTTCTGGAGCGGGTTGGAgcactttgcaggacagtggtccCCCAGGAGCGGAGTTTGACACATGCTGTGGACTGAACGTCATCTGCTTTCTTGAAGTTTCTTCTCAGCTTTTGATCCCTTGGGGTTTATCTTGAAAAGGCATCTGTCAAACAAACAACATGAGTAATGAAACAGACTCTACTATAGAActcttttaataaattaacagtaaaaatatcagAATAGTGGAAAAGGACACAAAGCGTGTTTGTGGAAAATGCTACACTTACACTAAACATGAGGACGCACGCAGCCtcagaaatgagacgcagctatgGTCTCATCATGTTTCCGCCAGCACAGCACTATATCTATGCATGTGTTTGTTTTACCATCATCAGCTTctcatggtttattttaattaatggaTGTCCAAAGTATTAAAAGGAGGAGAAGCCTAAAACAGGCCCGAGGCCCGGCCCGCCTCTGAGCTATGACGTGAACCGAAGCCCGGCCCGTGGGCCGTAAATAAGTCGGGGCCCGTCGGGCTCGGGCAGAAATGCAGGGCTCtactgcttgttatcatcaggtgtcttcaataatggtcaatcaccactcaattaatcacttcattatctcattaactttatcACCGCTTAAGTGGgtggaaaataaaaaatatggcagTTAGACTTTTACTTTCCTGACCCCTGGTCTTTACACCTCTGTTAAACGATGAACTCTGCATCATCAACATCTAACCATAAATAACCACACGTTCTCTTGACCATTTATTGACAAAGTCGCTTTATAAACACTCATTTCATAGCAGCCGGAGAACTCTTGACGCAATGAAACCAAGAACCCAATTAAAGCCAACAACTTGACCTCAAAGATGGTAACGTCAAATGAATGtcaataattcatcaacatctAGGCCTACACCTCTGTAATAATTCTGTAAACTCTGTAATGTTTTGTAGAGTagtttgtttatgtaaaaactatgtaatccaaaatgatggaaaatttgaatgtaattaatttttttttttttttttttttgagtgaacagACTTTTTGAGAAGTTTAGAAAATGTGTGTTTTACCTGCTTATTTTCGCTTCACGTCCACGAACAGCAGCAATCCTAACGGTCCAGTGATTCCAGTCAGCTCCGCTGCTCCACCGTGTGCTTTGAAGAGACTGCATCCTTGCGCCGGGCGGGAATTCCTTCATTTCGATATTTAAACTCTACATTGTTGAAATGTCCGCGTATTTCAACAAAGAAtgtatgattatattatattacgagatgatattatgaaaagaaattcGTTACGAAACGAAACATTGAACGCAGCAGAACTACTTTGACAAGCGGAACAGTCAGAGTAGTGATTAAGTCCaataaaaaaaacgtaaattttATGTTATTTCACAGTTACATGGTTTTCCACATTATTTTACAGCGGATATgtaaatttacattatatttctgtgattttacagaatattcaaaatacagaaaaaatctgtaaaatattaatcaacattttatgtaaaattacacattattctgtaaaaatacagaacatttcttttaaaaaacagaaatttaatGTAATACTAAAATACATGCAATTCCCTGTAAATTTTATAGTGgaaaataaattacagcaaatatcagtaaaacaaCAGGCATTTCAGTGTATAATGACAAAACgggaaaaatctgtaaaaaaaaaaaaaaaaaaaaaaaaaaaaaatacagaccaTTACCtgcaaatttacatttatttttaacagtgtggCATAGAGTGGTGTATTTAGCTTTTGCCTTTGCAAGAAATAACAAAATGAGAATGAGGACTGCCCTCAGACTCTGATAGTATTGTCTCAAGTGTATTGTCTCTTGTTGTAGAGTGAGAATCCATTTGGGGTATCAGAAGTTGACTGTCTGAAAAAGTGGGGAATGCTGggaaaattatacttttaaacatgaaactgAACCACCAGGAGGTGGCGGCAAGTGACTGTAGTcagaaggcttgttcgagatgcatcagtGCTGCGCAGACTGATcagcgtatgacatcaaagtaccacgagaaataaattaattatttattgtaaaGTCTCTTCTTATATGCTTTGATGCTCAACTTGTTTTAGACAAATGAAAGTTACTGGAAATAGGCATatttttcacaaagcatttattcattttttgattATGTACAAACATATGTGataaagacatgtaataaagGCAGGGtatttaacaaactttattatCCATAATAAGCCAGGCATCAGTGCACTGAACAGTAAACTTCACTCATTATAATAACTTAACACAAATAGAACAATAGAGAATgaatgtcaacattacaatttacagtAATCTGTTATTGGAGGTGACTGTCCAGTGTATGtggtttcagaaatgtacatatataatcatgcagttggctaacaatataataatttaggcaatttaatttacaatcactgttagcagattaatgattaaatgttaacaataattaggatatagaaatttgggaatgtgcatgttgatccagatgttgCTTCATCTGAAGTCCTCACAGGAGTCTCTTCACATGTGTTGGTCATCTGAAGTGTtcataagaggctggatccaaactgaagctgatactctctagtcacctcagCACAGGAGTCCTGAggtaaaacaaaaagcaaatggagaataattagcgtagctgctgttcataataTTAACCCTGTAAAAcccaaatatagaaaaaaaaagagcaaaaattGTTTTGACCTCTCAGATATTGTTTTAGGAGGCCTCTGATGCATAAATTAaagatttttcaatttttttactttttagtaagtttttagggaaatgttgtaatattgcaACATTGGGCCTAGGTAGGAGCAGAATTTCTGTATTTGTACTCTCTTTGTCTGAACAGATATACAGagcatttaaacattaatttgcAGGGTTGATTGCTTACATAGCCCCTTAACAGTATATATCATGAGTAATAATCACacaacaatcatatttttttatgaataagcaTTTATTATCACTTTCAATGTGGTTTGAATGAAGTCTGTGTTTTGCAGTGATAGTGCCTAAGTTCTTTTTATCTGAGAAGCACAGACAAACATTGCTACACTTGCTACAGTGTATTTGTGTATCCATTATTGCAGCATCTGCAGTGCCCTGTCTTCGTCTTTACTGAGAAATGTGCAATCATGTCTTTGCGTACATCCAGTGGGGTGGTCCGATGACATCTTGGCAGATTCTTTGTTTTGTGCAAATGTGAATTATCCCTTACAAAACTGTTTTATGACATGGTTCATGTTAGATTATCATAGTATGATGATCAGTTATGACAATCCATTTGGTCTTCTTGCTGTTCTTGTTGTCATCCTCCTACacctgaaagaacaaacagatttAGTTGATCTGCAGCATGTGTCAGTCTGAGGTTTAGATTGCGATCACTTCACCTTAATCACAGCAGTACATTTGCACGTCATTGAGAGCGGTGTCATCTCCATTCCCCTGTGGATTTTCTACCCGCGTCTTGATGCCGCAGATTCCTCTTCCATCACACACTGGGCTCCAGTTGCCCCAATTACCCCAGCCTGTGCCGTCACCCGTCAGCACAACACCATCACTGCAGCTGAACCTGGAGAGCATTCAGATATGACAATATTATGATAAAATATGTAATTGTGCTGCTGGATTGAATGTCAGTCACATGATCACCTGCAGCCTATGGCCTAATCACAACCACAATCAGCAGCACGACTGAGTGTGATATTAATTGAACTGCTTGATGAAGGAAAACAGAGTCCttaaatagcaaaataaatcCAGACATTCTCACATGATGTTGTTTGCGGCCGTATCATCACCCTTTCCTTGGGAAGGTTCGACTCTCAGCTGGAAAGCCTTTAAGAATCCAGAAGGACACCACTTGATATTTGTCCACTCACCCCAGCTGAAGAAAAGACAGAGGTTTCTTGATCAAattgattattattttcatgaaaatcctCAATTTACTTATCTAGCTTAAACACTTGAATGCAAgaattgataataatcagactCCCTTACTGTCCTGCGTTGGACACAGCATATGCTTCTGATACTCTGGACCAATATACACAGTGAAGACGAATCCCATTGAGTGCTGTATCATCAAAATCACCAGAGACATGACTTTCCACCTTAaaacgacaacaacaacaacaacattaagaCAATTGAAAGAGCTGAAACTAGCCCAACCATTGTAACATTTAAATTCTCATAGTAACATTTATCTTCATGTTCTTTACAGACCCTTAAAAAATCTTAAGCAGGTGCAGCAGgagccagttgttcaaaagtaatcagattagaTCAAATCTTaaaaatgggttgttcaaaagGAGAAAAGTCCAATTATGCTTTgaaaaaacagcacaaaagtaagatggattacctgatcctggaCAGCAAAATATGGGATTTTCAAATCCAGATCATTTTGATGAAaccttttgaacaactggcccctgGAGATAAATTGACTAACTGCAACTCCACAGTTTTGAACTTCTGAAGCACTTATAGCCACCAGTGTATTAGCAAAATAGTCAATGCCCAACTTACCCTCAGACTGAATCCTGCAGCATACATTCCAGTTGGACACATGTCCTGATGACCCCACGACCCCCAGGACATTCCGTTAGACACGGTCAACACTGATTTGTAATGTCTTCCTGGGAACTGAACGCTCACATGCTGCCCAATAATGGCTAGCAGTAAAAACATGGAAAGGAGGTGATGCATTGCTACAGCACTGACctgatcaataaaaaaaaaaatactgattgTTAGATTAATATTCTGCAGCCTCAAAGATATCAATCATCAGCTGATCAAGCAGACACAGAGACGGTGTACCATAACATTCTCAGGTTAAGGAAGAAGCCTCATATTTATACACAAGATTGAGCAAAATCATCCACAATGTCCAGGCATTACTAATAACTAGTAAGAGAGGGCAGATGTTCAAATGCATTCATGTTGTAGGAATCAACCCaaataattaatcaaaattgtaattaaattacatttaataagaaCCGGATTAAccgtaaatgattcagaatcaaTATTTTAATTCTTTATCAATTATTCGTACACCGAGAAATTGAGCTTAAAattattttaccaattctggacaaAATATTATCCCGTGGCcactgaaataataatattttgttatgattattaattatgattatgagCAAGGTAGCACAATCTTTGTTGAAGGCAGCAATTTGGTAAGCACAGCACAAGACACTGTATGCGTGAAAAATCAACACAAGAATTTATTGAACTAAACTACTAacacacaaactaatctaacgaaaaaaaaaaaaaaaaaacacgcacacacacacattcattcagtTTCAGAAAAATATTGAGAGGTTATTGTTTGAAGGTAAATGGATTCCCCAATTATTTAGTTTTAACAAGTTTCTTTGACCGCAAcctgagagaattaatacactaGCAATTCAACAATAGTTTAATTTGCTGAATATAATTGCACCAGCTCAGCAAAATTAGGAGacttgtgtttacttgtgttggCTGCTCCTGTAAACGCAGTTTTCCCTTCGTGACGGAGTTGAAGGAAGCGGCGTGGCTCAGTCAAGACTTCTGAAGGACGACGTCCGTCTCAAGAAGGTGCTGGAACAAAAGACTTTTGTCTGTGAATTTCAACGAAGGTTCTTGCAGGCTTTGAGTGAATTCTTGAAGAAGTTGATCGTGCAATCAGGATGATGGTCGGTCCGTCGACTCAGCGAAGGCCAAGACGAAAAGGCGCACTTGAAAGTGAAAGCAAAAATCCAATGCGCGGCATCGTATTTTAAACAGTTTGTTGGTTCCGCCTTTCCAGATGTTTTAGCCAATCCGATATGGTTTTGGGCGGGTCCTACGCCCTGTGCTCCTGTTTTGCATGTAATTAGCATAGTGTCCGTATGGCCCTTTTGTTCTCAAGTTTTTAGGAATTTTAATCAGAACTCTAAAAATTTAACTTTACTAGTTCAAAAgctgtacattttacaaaaatcaatttttcaccaaaatactgacaaacattCATCCATCACAACCATACCAAACAGTAGACACTTTCTGTAATTGAGGTagattttctttcattttacctgtaatcaacatttaaaaacacacagaaaGAATTACATAGGTGTCATAAACAAAATAGAAGCATACTTGATACATATGAAATGCTAGAGGCTGTTTTTGGTGATAAGTTCATGTCTTTTTGGCAGTATTTCCTAAATTGTCTTTGTACCCAAAGAGTAGCTTTACAGTGGCGGAGCCAGGATTTTTTCATAGGGGTGGCCAGGCTGGGGCCAGCAATCTTAATTATTTATGTACTGGACTATAATGTACTGGACTGTGCCTACAACACAACTGAATACCatttgtagcctacttaattTTAACTGAGATAGTGAATTAGATCATGGAATGATGAGTGAATTTGACgggtttttttttcattcctcaCTTGCAGGCATATTAATAAAGGGGCTCACCCTATAGCTGAATTGTTCAGTCAGTTCTGGTTCTCAAAACCCCCAATAGCttgttctccattgttgcatctCCATGGATGAGACATGCAGATAACTACATACTGTAGATTATTCCTTCATTGAATTGTATGTGTATAATCAATGAACTtcaacaattctgagtttgtctgtttcaaaaactaaccaaaaaagtaaacattaaatgtttaactttctatattgtcaaaataaataattgcaacagttctatca contains:
- the LOC125261668 gene encoding vitelline membrane outer layer protein 1-like isoform X2, with protein sequence MHHLLSMFLLLAIIGQHVSVQFPGRHYKSVLTVSNGMSWGSWGHQDMCPTGMYAAGFSLRVESHVSGDFDDTALNGIRLHCVYWSRVSEAYAVSNAGHWGEWTNIKWCPSGFLKAFQLRVEPSQGKGDDTAANNIMFSCSDGVVLTGDGTGWGNWGNWSPVCDGRGICGIKTRVENPQGNGDDTALNDVQMYCCD